The Arachis hypogaea cultivar Tifrunner chromosome 19, arahy.Tifrunner.gnm2.J5K5, whole genome shotgun sequence genome has a window encoding:
- the LOC112779107 gene encoding uncharacterized protein yields the protein MGAWADELASVLWFYHTTQQSSTRKTPFRLTYGVDAIIHVEIGEPSPRLLLGGAEEAVEKDLVDETREMTHLSETAMKQRMALRYNAKVLKRDFEPSNLVLRRNDVGLPTPGEEKLATNWEGPYRVKEVLGNGAYKLE from the coding sequence ATGGGAGCATGGGCAGACGAGTTAGCCTCGGTCCTCTGGTTCTATCACACAACTCAACAGTCATCTACCAGGAAGACGCCCTTCCGGCTCACCTATGGGGTGGACGCGATAATTCATGTGGAAATTGGGGAACCGAGCCCACGACTACTTTTGGGAGGAGCCGAAGAAGCCGTAGAAAAGGACTTAGTGGATGAAACTAGAGAGATGACCCACTTGTCAGAGACGGCGATGAAACAAAGGATGGCCCTACGTTACAACGCCAAGGTACTCAAAAGAGATTTTGAGCCCAGCAACCTAGTCTTACGACGCAACGACGTCGGACTCCCGACACCAGGGGAAGAAAAGTTGGCGACAaattgggaaggtccatacagggTGAAGGAGGTGCTCGGCAACGGTGCCTATAAGTTGGAATGA
- the LOC112777067 gene encoding CDP-diacylglycerol--glycerol-3-phosphate 3-phosphatidyltransferase 2 codes for MTPLKLTATASSFYVRTTASAPKPKPFFLRTWPSTTSSTTKTTTVFYHQRTGRTITPCANIMLPPSQGSTRKSVSFAPHNNNSFSRCISSDTAKDPDTRGPGPGPGPGTGPLPSHSEPSKLLTLPTMLTLGRVASVPVLVATFYVDAPWGPAATTSIFIAAAVTDWLDGYLARKMKLKSSFGAFLDPVADKLMVAATLLLLCSKPLDVAAFSQAPWLLTVPSIAIIGREITMSAVREWAASQDTKLLEAVAVNNLGKWKTATQMTALTILLATRGWSDGGAALVVGSGVGLLYTSAGLAVWSLVVYMRKIWKVLMR; via the exons ATGACACCCCTCAAACTCACCGCAACAGCTTCTTCTTTCTACGTCCGCACAACCGCATCCGCCCCCAAACCCAAACCCTTCTTCTTACGCACATGGCCCTCCACTACTTCTTCTACTACTAAAACAACCACCGTTTTCTATCATCAACGCACTGGGCGCACGATAACACCCTGCGCCAACATCATGCTTCCCCCTTCCCAAGGCTCCACACGCAAATCCGTCTCTTTCGCCCCTCACAACAACAACTCCTTCTCCCGATGCATCTCTTCCGACACCGCCAAGGATCCCGACACTCGTGGGCCTGGGCCTGGGCCTGGGCCCGGGACCGGCCCATTACCATCGCACTCAGAGCCTTCCAAACTGCTCACCTTGCCAACAATGCTAACTCTAGGTCGCGTGGCTTCCGTGCCTGTTCTTGTTGCTA CTTTCTATGTTGATGCTCCGTGGGGACCAGCTGCCACCACAAGCATTTTCATTGCCGCAGCTGTCACCGATTGGCTCGATGGCTATCTCGCTCGCAAG ATGAAGCTGAAATCTTCATTTGGTGCATTTTTGGATCCGGTAGCTGACAAG CTTATGGTTGCTGCTACATTGCTCTTATTATGTAGCAAACCTTTGGATGTTGCTGCGTTTAGTCAAGCGCCGTGGCTTCTCACGGTACCTTCAATTGCCATCATTGGCAGAGAG ATAACCATGTCTGCAGTCAGGGAATGGGCTGCTTCCCAGGATACTAAGCTTTTAGAG GCTGTTGCAGTAAATAATTTGGGGAAGTGGAAAACAGCCACACAGATGACAGCATTAACCATCCTACTTGCTACCCGAGGCTGGAG CGATGGAGGTGCTGCCCTTGTAGTTGGCTCTGGTGTTGGTTTGCTCTATACTTCAGCGGGCCTTGCTGTATGGTCGTTGGTTGTGTATATGCGGAAAATATGGAAGGTATTGATGAGGTAG
- the LOC112777066 gene encoding probable protein phosphatase 2C 38 yields the protein MVVSATFRRIVAPCWRPSDVQNGNGDANGEYDGLLWYKDSGRHANGEFSMAVIQANNLLEDQSQLESGPISSLTTNPHGTFVGIYDGHGGPEAAQFVNERLFKNVKKFTSENHGMSADVINKAFLATEEEFLSVVRKQWQIKPQLASVGSCCLIGIICSGVLYVANAGDSRAVLARVDEATKDIKAIQLSSEHNASCESVRDELRSLHPDDPQIVVMKHQVWRVKGLIQISRSIGDAYLKKAEFNKPPLLPKFRLAQPFEEPILKAEPAVTVQKLEPGDQFLIFASDGLWEHMSNQEAVNIVQSCPRNGVARRLIKTALCEAAKKREMRYSDLQKIERGVRRHFHDDITVIVLFLDSHLISRDNWSSPMVSVRGGGYSGSGLIGLGLVDG from the exons ATGGTTGTATCAGCTACGTTTAGGCGAATTGTCGCTCCTTGTTGGAGGCCATCTGATGTTCAGAATGGGAATGGGGATGCAAATGGTGAATATGATGGTTTGCTTTGGTACAAAGATTCAGGAAGACATGCTAATGGGGAATTCTCCATGGCAGTTATTCAGGCAAACAATTTGTTGGAGGATCAAAGCCAACTTGAATCAGGCCCCATAAGCTCGCTCACAACGAATCCTCATGGAACTTTTGTTGGTATCTATGATGGCCATGGAGGTCCAGAAGCTGCCCAGTTCGTGAACGAACGTCTGTTTAAAAATGTTAAGA AATTTACCTCAGAAAATCATGGAATGTCGGCTGACGTTATCAATAAAGCATTCTTGGCAACAGAAGAGGAATTTCTGTCTGTTGTAAGGAAGCAGTGGCAAATCAAGCCGCAGCTAGCCTCTGTTGGATCCTGTTGTTTGATTGGCATAATATGTAGCGGGGTGCTCTATGTTGCAAATGCAGGAGACTCTAGAGCAGTGTTAGCTAGGGTGGATGAGGCTACGAAAGATATTAAAGCTATTCAGTTATCCTCTGAGCACAATGCTAGCTGCGAATCTGTCAGAGACGAGTTGCGCTCGTTGCATCCTGATGATCCACAGATTGTAGTTATGAAGCACCAGGTCTGGCGTGTGAAGGGTCTGATTCAG ATTTCAAGATCCATTGGCGACGCCTATCTAAAAAAGGCAGAGTTTAACAAACCACCATTGTTGCCAAAATTTAGGCTTGCTCAACCCTTTGAGGAGCCAATCCTTAAAGCCGAACCAGCAGTAACAGTGCAAAAACTCGAACCGGGAGATCAGTTTCTTATATTTGCTTCAGACGGATTATGGGAGCATATGAGCAATCAAGAAGCAGTTAACATTGTCCAGAGCTGTCCGCGCAAT GGAGTAGCAAGGAGACTCATCAAAACAGCACTTTGTGAAGCTGCAAAGAAGAGAGAAATGAGATACTCAGACTTGCAGAAGATTGAGAGAGGGGTGAGGAGACATTTCCACGACGACATCACAGTCATAGTTTTGTTCCTTGATTCCCATTTAATAAGCCGTGATAATTGGAGCAGCCCTATGGTTTCAGTCAGAGGTGGTGGTTATAGTGGTAGTGGTCTTATTGGTCTTGGTCTTGTAGATGGCTAG
- the LOC112777068 gene encoding glutathione S-transferase L1, with translation MAIPTPIPTRVFPGFGTITPEPHFTCIAIKFSSTSTPFPFGFSPNKLQLRPLLNTTRNFCAVATGVQEVLPTPLTSTSPPPSMVDGATRLYISYTCPYAQRVWITRNCKGLQDKIQLVPIDLKDRPSWYKDKVYPPNKVPALEHKNEVRGESLDLIKYIDSHFEGPSLSPSSGPAMEFAEELLSYTDTFYKTVVSSFKGDDVTEACTAFDYIETVLSKYDDGPFFLGQFSLVDIAYAPFIERFQLFLMDVKNYDIGFGRPNLAAWMEAMNNIDGYKITRSNPKELVESYKRRFLANI, from the exons ATGGCTATACCCACACCCATTCCCACTCGTGTGTTTCCTGGATTTGGCACTATAACACCAGAACCTCACTTCACTTGCATTGCAATCAAATTCTCAAGCACAAGCACTCCTTTCCCTTTTGGGTTTTCACCCAATAAGCTTCAGCTTCGGCCACTACTTAACACCACAAGAAATTTTTGTGCTGTGGCAACTGG GGTGCAAGAAGTTCTTCCAACACCCCTTACTTCAACTTCGCCCCCACCTTCCATGGTTGATGGAGCTACAAG GTTGTATATCTCCTACACCTGTCCGTATGCACAACGTGTATGGATCACTCGTAACTGTAAG GGATTGCAGGACAAGATACAATTGGTTCCTATTGATTTAAAAGATAGACCTTCCTGGTATAAGGACAAAGTCTACCCACCCAACAAG GTTCCAGCTTTGGAACACAAAAATGAAGTCAGGGGAGAAAGTCTTGATCTGATTAAATATATTGATAGTCACTTTGAAGGGCCCTCTCTTTCCCCTAGTAGT GGTCCTGCTATGGAGTTTGCTGAAGAGTTGCTATCTTACACTGACACATTTTATAAGACTGTTGTTTCTTCATTTAAAGGAGATGATGTGACAGAAGCTT GCACTGCATTTGATTACATTGAAACTGTTCTCTCCAAATATGATGATGGGCCTTTCTTCCTTGGCCAATTCAGTCTT GTGGATATAGCATATGCTCCTTTCATTGAAAGATTTCAGCTATTTCTTATGGATGTTAAGAATTATGATATTGGCTTTGGCAGGCCTAATCTAGCGGCATGGATGGAG GCAATGAACAACATTGATGGCTACAAAATAACTCGCTCTAATCCCAAGGAGCTTGTTGAAAGTTACAAGAGACGCTTCCTG GCCAATATATGA